The Dyella caseinilytica genome has a window encoding:
- a CDS encoding FmdB family zinc ribbon protein, whose translation MPIYEFQCNACGHRFDRLQKISDPDPVACPDCGQPQVQRQLSAPQFRLSGGGWYETDFKKDGDKKRNLAGDGSAAKSGDSAAAPAKTETKPAAASSTE comes from the coding sequence ATGCCCATCTACGAATTTCAGTGCAACGCCTGCGGCCACCGCTTCGATCGGCTGCAGAAGATATCCGATCCCGATCCGGTCGCTTGCCCGGATTGCGGCCAGCCCCAGGTGCAGCGGCAACTGAGCGCACCACAGTTCCGGCTGTCCGGTGGCGGCTGGTACGAAACCGATTTTAAGAAGGACGGCGACAAGAAGCGCAATCTGGCCGGTGATGGCTCGGCAGCCAAGTCCGGCGATAGCGCGGCGGCGCCCGCGAAAACGGAAACCAAGCCGGCGGCGGCTTCCAGCACTGAGTGA